From a single Miscanthus floridulus cultivar M001 chromosome 8, ASM1932011v1, whole genome shotgun sequence genomic region:
- the LOC136471087 gene encoding putative adagio-like protein 2 isoform X1: MEWGSASAGGGRGDEEEEEEEVEIDSLAGGPGFSVAMKGVLSACGIVVSDALEPNFPVIYVNRGFEVATGYHAAEVLGRNCRFLQCRGPFAQSRHPLVDAAVVTEIRRCLEEGLKFNGDVLNFRKDGSPFIARLQLTPMYGYGDGIITHYMGMQFFIDSHVDLGPLPLLLPSPSPSPSPGSVTVELARSTWIAPGSSSSDEPPASLPEAAGDDAGPTVGEAANVEAAATATVTGGNSCGRFDRRAIALLTDTSPRSDRRVEEEELFGCERECHADKSLATQLRQARTEKRRPRGQERSATASNKRLLGD, translated from the exons ATGGAGTGGGGCAGCGCCTCCGCCGGCGGAGGCCGcggcgatgaggaggaggaggaggaggaagtagAGATCGACTCCTTGGCCGGGGGCCCGGGGTTCTCGGTGGCCATGAAGGGCGTGCTGAGCGCCTGCGGCATCGTGGTCTCCGACGCGCTCGAGCCCAATTTCCCCGTCATCTACGTCAACCGCGGGTTCGAGGTCGCCACCGGCTACCACGCCGCGGAGGTGCTCGGGAGGAACTG CCGATTCCTGCAGTGCAGAGGACCATTTGCTCAGAGCAGGCATCCCCTTGTTGACGCAGCAGTTGTTACTGAGATTCGGAGATGTTTAGAGGAAGGGTTAAAGTTCAATGGCGACGTGTTGAATTTTAGAAAAGATGGTTCTCCGTTCATTGCAAGGCTGCAGTTGACGCCCATGTACGGATACGGAGATGGAATAATAACACACTACATGGGCATGCAGTTTTTCATCGATTCTCACGTTGATCTGGGGCCGTTGCCGTTGCTgctgccgtcgccgtcgccgtcgccgtcgcctggCTCTGTAACAGTGGAACTCGCGAGGTCCACATGGATTGCACCTGGCAGCAGTAGCTCTGACGAGCCACCAGCTTCCTTGCCGGAGGCCGCCGGGGATGATGCAGGGCCGACGGTGGGCGAGGCCGCCAacgtggaggcggcggcgaccGCGACGGTGACCGGAGGAAATTCGTGCGGCCGCTTCGATCGTCGGGCGATCGCGTTGCTGACAGACACGAGCCCGCGCAGTGACcgtcgagtggaggaggaggaactCTTCGGGTGCGAGAGGGAGTGTCATGCTGATAAGTCCCTGGCGACTCAGCTCCGGCAAGCTCGAACAGAGAAACGACGCCCGCGAGGACAGGAGAGGTCCGCTACCGCCTCCAACAAACGCTTGCTTGGCGACTGA
- the LOC136475687 gene encoding putative adagio-like protein 2 has product MEWDSDSDGGGGDDEEEEEEVRPGGAGPGFSLAIEGVLGACGMVVSDALEPDFPIIYVNRGFEEATGYRAEEVLGRNCRFLQCRGPFAQRRHPLVDAAVVTGIRRCLEEGTEFQGDLLNFRKDGSPYMARLQLTPIYGDDEMITHYMGIQFFNDSNVDLGPSPGSVTKELARSTWISPGNTDSPTSVGKGNLWEHSSLFLLSDEVICQKILSKLSPRDIASVNSVCKRLYHMTRNEDLWRMVCQNAWGTEATRALETVAGSRSLAWGRLAQELTTLEAVAWRKLTVGGAVEPSRCNFSACAVGNRVVLFGGEGVNMQPMNDTFVLDLSANKPEWRHINVSSAPPGRWGHTLSCLNGSRLILFGGCGGQGLLNDVFILDLDAQHPTWREIPGLAPPVPRSWHSSCTVDGTKLVVSGGCADSGVLLSDTYLLDVTMEKPVWREIPASWSPPCRLGHSLSVYDGRKILMFGGLAKSGPLRLRSSDVFTLDLSDDKPCWRCITGSRMPGAGNPAGVGPPPRLDHVAVSLPGGRVLIFGGSVAGLHSASKLYLLDPTEEKPTWRLLNVPGHPPRFAWGHSTCVVGGTKAIVLGGQTGEEWTLTEIHELSLASSLV; this is encoded by the exons ATGGAGTGGGACAGCGATtctgacggcggcggcggagatgacgaggaggaggaagaagaggtccGCCCCGGGGGCGCGGGCCCGGGCTTCTCGCTGGCCATCGAGGGCGTGCTGGGCGCGTGCGGCATGGTGGTCTCCGACGCGCTCGAGCCCGACTTCCCCATCATCTACGTCAACCGCGGGTTCGAGGAGGCTACCGGATACCGCGCCGAGGAGGTGCTCGGGAGGAACTG CCGGTTTCTACAATGCAGAGGACCATTTGCTCAGAGGAGACATCCCCTTGTTGATGCAGCAGTTGTTACTGGGATTCGGAGATGTTTAGAGGAAGGGACTGAGTTTCAGGGTGATCTGTTGAATTTTAGAAAAGATGGTTCTCCATACATGGCAAGGTTGCAATTAACACCCATATACGGAGATGATGAAATGATAACACACTATATGGGCATCCAGTTTTTCAATGATTCTAATGTTGACTTGGGTCCGTCGCCTGGCTCTGTAACAAAGGAACTTGCGAGATCCACATGGATTTCTCCTGGCAACACTGACTCACCAACTTCAGTAGGCAAGGGTAATTTGTGGGAACATTCTAGTCTCTTTCTGCTGAGTGATGAGGTAATTTGCCAGAAGATCTTGTCTAAATTGTCACCCAGGGATATAGCATCGGTAAACTCTGTTTGCAAGCGACTTTATCACATGACAAGGAATGAAGACCTTTGGAGGATGGTTTGTCAGAATGCATGGGGCACTGAAGCTACTCGGGCCCTTGAGACCGTGGCaggatcaagaagtttggcatggggCCGGCTAGCACAAGAGTTGACCACCCTTGAAGCTGTTGCGTGGAGGAAATTGACAGTCGGTGGTGCAGTGGAGCCATCTCGCTGCAACTTCAGTGCCTGTGCTGTAGGGAATCGTGTTGTCCTATTTGGTGGAGAGGGTGTTAATATGCAGCCAATGAATGATACATTTGTGCTGGACTTGAGTGCCAACAAGCCAGAATGGAGGCACATCAATGTGAGCTCAGCTCCTCCTGGTCGCTGGGGGCATACCCTATCATGCCTGAATGGATCGCGGCTGATTCTGTTTGGTGGCTGTGGGGGGCAGGGGCTGCTTAATGATGTCTTCATTTTGGATCTTGATGCACAGCATCCAACTTGGCGTGAGATTCCTGGTCTTGCACCCCCTGTACCACGGTCATGGCATAGCTCTTGCACTGTGGATGGAACCAAGCTGGTGGTTTCTGGTGGATGTGCTGACTCTGGTGTTCTTCTCAGTGATACCTACCTCCTAGATGTGACGATGGAAAAACCTGTTTGGAGGGAGATACCTGCATCTTGGTCTCCACCTTGCAGACTGGGGCACTCACTATCTGTCTACGATGGCAGGAAAATCCTGATGTTTGGTGGTCTTGCTAAAAGTGGTCCTCTAAGACTTAGATCTAGTGATGTGTTCACTCTAGATTTGAGTGACGACAAGCCTTGCTGGCGGTGCATTACTGGCAGCAGGATGCCAGGAGCTGGCAATCCTGCTGGAGTCGGCCCACCACCTCGCCTTGATCATGTTGCAGTGAGCCTTCCTGGTGGGAGAGTTTTAATATTTGGTGGGTCTGTGGCGGGTCTTCATTCTGCTTCAAAACTTTACCTCCTGGATCCAACTGAAGAGAAGCCAACCTGGAGGCTTCTGAATGTTCCAGGGCATCCTCCACGGTTCGCCTGGGGCCACAGTACTTGTGTTGTTGGAGGGACAAAGGCAATAGTTCTTGGAGGACAAACTGGAGAAGAGTGGACGCTAACTGAAATACATGAGCTTTCTCTAGCAAGTTCATTAGTCTGA
- the LOC136471087 gene encoding uncharacterized protein isoform X2, with protein sequence MWIRHLSHTKCNLKHIRELLNIDCLSLSSLEALEGTQPAGFQWVFRHSAHHRATLLPNLGGDHTAWVQAGYQSRFLQCRGPFAQSRHPLVDAAVVTEIRRCLEEGLKFNGDVLNFRKDGSPFIARLQLTPMYGYGDGIITHYMGMQFFIDSHVDLGPLPLLLPSPSPSPSPGSVTVELARSTWIAPGSSSSDEPPASLPEAAGDDAGPTVGEAANVEAAATATVTGGNSCGRFDRRAIALLTDTSPRSDRRVEEEELFGCERECHADKSLATQLRQARTEKRRPRGQERSATASNKRLLGD encoded by the exons ATGTGGATCAGACATCTAAGCCACACTAAATGTAATCTAAAGCACATCAGGGAACTTCTAAATATAGATTGCTTGTCACTGAGTTCATTGGAGGCTTTGGAAGGAACGCAACCGGCAGGTTTTCAATGGGTCTTTCGACACAGCGCCCACCATCGTGCTACACTGCTACCCAATCTGGGAGGAGATCACACCGCTTGGGTGCAAGCGGGGTATCAAAG CCGATTCCTGCAGTGCAGAGGACCATTTGCTCAGAGCAGGCATCCCCTTGTTGACGCAGCAGTTGTTACTGAGATTCGGAGATGTTTAGAGGAAGGGTTAAAGTTCAATGGCGACGTGTTGAATTTTAGAAAAGATGGTTCTCCGTTCATTGCAAGGCTGCAGTTGACGCCCATGTACGGATACGGAGATGGAATAATAACACACTACATGGGCATGCAGTTTTTCATCGATTCTCACGTTGATCTGGGGCCGTTGCCGTTGCTgctgccgtcgccgtcgccgtcgccgtcgcctggCTCTGTAACAGTGGAACTCGCGAGGTCCACATGGATTGCACCTGGCAGCAGTAGCTCTGACGAGCCACCAGCTTCCTTGCCGGAGGCCGCCGGGGATGATGCAGGGCCGACGGTGGGCGAGGCCGCCAacgtggaggcggcggcgaccGCGACGGTGACCGGAGGAAATTCGTGCGGCCGCTTCGATCGTCGGGCGATCGCGTTGCTGACAGACACGAGCCCGCGCAGTGACcgtcgagtggaggaggaggaactCTTCGGGTGCGAGAGGGAGTGTCATGCTGATAAGTCCCTGGCGACTCAGCTCCGGCAAGCTCGAACAGAGAAACGACGCCCGCGAGGACAGGAGAGGTCCGCTACCGCCTCCAACAAACGCTTGCTTGGCGACTGA